The Candidatus Effluviviaceae Genus V sp. genome segment AAAGCCATGTGCTTCGCGCCCTTGCGCTGAAGCCTGATCCGTACCGCCAAAGTGCTTACCTCCTCGGTTTCGTCCTCGGGTCGGCAGGCGTCGGGGCCCTGCGTCCCTATCCCCCGAAGGGGTTCATCATCGGGAGTCGTCCCTGCTTCCCCAGCTTGCCGAACTGTTTCATCATCTTCTTCATCTGCTGGAACTGCTTGAGCAGACGGTTGACGTCCTGCACGCTCGTCCCGCTGCCGCGGGCGATGCGCTTCCGCCTGCTTCCGTCGATGACGTTCGGACTCCGTCTCTCCTCGAGCGTCATCGAGTTGATGATCGCCTCGACCCTCCCGAACGCCTTCTCGTCCACCGCGACCTTGCCGAGCTTGCCGGCCCCGGGCAGCATGCCCACGACCTGCTCCAGAGGGCCCATCTTCTTGAGGGCCTGCAGTTGATCGAGGAAGTCCTCGAGCGTGAACGACTGCTTCCGGAGCTTCTCCTCGAGCTTCGCGGCCTTGTCCTCGTCGGCCGCCTCCTGTGCCCGCTCGACCAGTGTCAGGACGTCGCCCATCCCCAGGATCCGCGACGCCATCCGGTCCGGGTGGAACGGTTCGAGCGCGTCGAGCTTCTCGCCCACGCCGGCGAACTTGATCGGCTTCCCGGTGACGGCCCTGAGCGATACCGCCGCGCCGCCCCGCGTGTCGCCGTCGAGCTTCGTCAGAACGGCGCCGGTGAAGTCGAGCCTGTCGACGAACTCGCTCGCCACGTTCACCGCGTCCTGACCGGTCATGCTGTCGAGCACCAGCAGGATCTCCTGGGGCTCGGTCGCCCCGCGGATCCGCTCGAGCTCGTCCATCATGTCCGCATCGACGTGGAGCCGCCCGGCCGTGTCGAGGATGACGATGTCGGCACTCTCCGACCGCGCCTTCTCGACCGCG includes the following:
- a CDS encoding signal recognition particle protein, producing the protein PSGAPAVIMVVGLQGSGKTTFCGKLARFVRKRGRSPLLAAADTYRPAAQDQLEVLGKQLDVPVHRGRAGEDPVAIATGAVEKARSESADIVILDTAGRLHVDADMMDELERIRGATEPQEILLVLDSMTGQDAVNVASEFVDRLDFTGAVLTKLDGDTRGGAAVSLRAVTGKPIKFAGVGEKLDALEPFHPDRMASRILGMGDVLTLVERAQEAADEDKAAKLEEKLRKQSFTLEDFLDQLQALKKMGPLEQVVGMLPGAGKLGKVAVDEKAFGRVEAIINSMTLEERRSPNVIDGSRRKRIARGSGTSVQDVNRLLKQFQQMKKMMKQFGKLGKQGRLPMMNPFGG